The following proteins come from a genomic window of Maribacter sp. HTCC2170:
- a CDS encoding NRAMP family divalent metal transporter, which produces MSKFKTLLKNLGPGLLFASMAIGTSHLVLSTKAGAQYGWLMIIPIVLANIFKYPFFEFGVRYTSITNKTLIEGYLNRGKGYLWFYAFITLITTFTILAALYTVTAGLFINLFKISDVSISIVALGLFLFISSLLIIGRYKFLEVSLKLVISILFIALIVTTLLVVFKGQVEEAENFAPPTIFNDAGILFLISLMGWMPTTVEASSWVSLWSIEKWKAQKKKPSLKESLQEFNVGYLMTAVLAIFFLTIGCMTLYGTNTELSGNAVTFADQVVSLFTTNIGPWATIFIAVSAFATMFSTCMTAHDAVTRVGLDIVDLLNPKTKLTGKKGYFALGVVLLAIINFVVIAIFGANMGELVALATFVSFVVAPIIGYMNLKNVMSSEIPDNLRPKKSLQLLTYLGIVFLACFSVYYFWIVIF; this is translated from the coding sequence ATGTCGAAATTTAAAACGCTCCTTAAAAACCTTGGTCCTGGCCTTTTATTTGCAAGTATGGCCATTGGCACATCGCACTTAGTCCTATCCACTAAAGCTGGGGCCCAATATGGGTGGTTAATGATAATCCCGATTGTGCTGGCCAATATATTCAAGTACCCTTTCTTTGAATTTGGTGTACGCTATACCAGTATTACTAATAAGACTTTGATTGAAGGTTATTTGAATCGAGGCAAAGGTTATTTATGGTTTTATGCTTTCATAACTTTGATTACTACTTTTACCATCTTAGCCGCTTTGTATACTGTAACCGCTGGACTTTTTATCAATCTTTTTAAGATTTCAGACGTCTCCATAAGTATTGTAGCGCTTGGTTTATTCCTATTTATTAGCTCTTTATTGATTATTGGTAGATATAAATTCCTAGAAGTTTCGTTGAAACTTGTTATTTCAATATTATTCATCGCATTGATTGTTACAACCTTGCTTGTGGTATTTAAAGGTCAAGTGGAAGAGGCAGAAAACTTTGCTCCCCCAACAATATTCAATGATGCCGGTATTCTATTTCTTATAAGCCTTATGGGTTGGATGCCTACAACGGTAGAAGCTTCTAGTTGGGTAAGTCTTTGGAGTATTGAAAAATGGAAAGCGCAAAAGAAAAAACCATCCCTAAAGGAATCGCTTCAAGAATTTAATGTTGGTTATCTTATGACCGCGGTTTTAGCCATTTTCTTTTTGACTATTGGCTGCATGACGCTCTATGGAACAAATACCGAGCTTAGCGGAAATGCCGTGACATTTGCCGATCAAGTGGTGAGCTTGTTTACTACAAACATAGGTCCTTGGGCGACTATTTTTATTGCTGTTTCCGCCTTTGCAACAATGTTCAGTACTTGCATGACCGCACATGACGCGGTGACGCGAGTTGGTCTTGACATTGTTGACCTATTAAATCCGAAAACCAAATTAACTGGAAAAAAAGGGTATTTCGCGCTAGGGGTAGTTCTTCTTGCCATCATCAACTTTGTAGTTATTGCCATTTTCGGTGCCAATATGGGCGAATTGGTGGCTCTAGCAACATTTGTTTCATTTGTAGTAGCACCAATCATTGGTTATATGAACCTGAAAAACGTGATGAGTTCAGAGATACCCGATAATCTGCGGCCAAAAAAAAGCTTACAGCTTCTTACATATTTAGGTATAGTTTTCCTTGCTTGTTTCTCGGTATATTATTTTTGGATAGTTATATTTTAA
- a CDS encoding type IX secretion system membrane protein PorP/SprF, translating into MKSTNIKFQSRSVLCLLFLCFCSIHLTRAQKEPQYTQYMYNIGSFNPAYVGTVGKPEISGLYRTQWIDVPGAPKTIRFGLNLPFAKEKNGLGINIVNDQLGPVSQNYFDLAYSFQVNVSDNTKLSFGVDGGGALLNVDFSKGTFENPGEPILGRETINKFYPTVGAGTFLYSDDWYLGVSVPNFLTEGVYNDDVATIVDDKMQFNFIGGVVFNLSDGLKFKPAFLINYLKGSPVNMNFSSNFLISDVFTAGVSYRVDNAFSGLVGLQISSGTFVGYSYDYNTNPLGEFNNGSHEVILKFYLGPGGGNSKSKSKVKNAKGKPKQIDTPRFF; encoded by the coding sequence ATGAAAAGTACTAATATCAAATTTCAAAGTAGGTCCGTCCTGTGTTTATTGTTTTTATGTTTTTGTTCCATTCATTTGACAAGGGCACAAAAAGAACCACAGTATACACAGTATATGTATAATATAGGGAGCTTTAATCCGGCATACGTAGGTACTGTAGGTAAACCGGAAATTTCAGGTTTATACAGAACCCAATGGATTGATGTTCCAGGTGCACCAAAAACAATTAGGTTTGGCTTGAATCTTCCTTTTGCCAAAGAAAAAAACGGATTGGGAATTAATATCGTAAATGACCAACTAGGTCCAGTGTCACAAAACTATTTTGATTTGGCCTATTCGTTTCAGGTCAATGTTTCGGATAATACCAAATTGTCTTTTGGTGTAGATGGGGGAGGAGCACTATTGAACGTTGATTTCAGTAAAGGTACTTTTGAGAATCCAGGGGAGCCTATATTGGGCCGCGAAACAATAAATAAGTTTTATCCAACGGTAGGGGCAGGCACGTTTTTATATTCAGACGATTGGTATTTGGGAGTCTCTGTTCCAAATTTTTTAACAGAAGGTGTGTATAATGACGATGTTGCTACCATAGTTGATGATAAAATGCAGTTTAACTTTATTGGTGGGGTGGTTTTCAATTTATCTGATGGGTTAAAGTTCAAACCAGCATTTTTGATTAATTATCTGAAGGGGTCGCCGGTAAATATGAATTTTTCATCTAATTTTTTAATTAGCGATGTTTTTACTGCTGGGGTTTCATATCGCGTTGATAATGCCTTTAGTGGCTTGGTTGGGTTACAGATATCGAGTGGAACATTTGTTGGTTATTCCTACGACTATAACACAAATCCGTTAGGAGAGTTCAATAATGGGTCTCATGAGGTTATCTTAAAATTCTATTTAGGACCTGGCGGAGGAAACTCAAAATCAAAATCGAAAGTGAAGAATGCTAAGGGTAAACCTAAGCAGATTGATACACCACGGTTTTTTTAA
- a CDS encoding vancomycin high temperature exclusion protein, whose translation MKKRLFKIFGFIIIIPVLLILVSNLIIESAAKGKSFSSIEEIPKNRVGLVLGTSKKIATGQPNPYYSNRIKATVELFMSNKIDFVLVSGDNGSIYYNEPTTIKKDLVAKGIPEEKIFLDYAGFRTLDSMVRANVVFGLDSVTVISQKFHNERAIYIANKKGLNAIGYNAQDIKGQQGFKVQFREYFARVKVFIDLLLNTEPKFYGNKIEIE comes from the coding sequence ATGAAAAAAAGATTATTCAAGATTTTTGGGTTTATCATTATCATTCCTGTTCTACTTATTTTGGTGAGTAATCTGATTATTGAATCGGCCGCAAAGGGGAAGTCTTTTTCTTCTATAGAAGAAATACCAAAAAATCGTGTAGGACTGGTTCTAGGTACTTCAAAAAAAATTGCAACAGGACAACCGAACCCCTATTATTCTAATCGCATAAAGGCCACTGTAGAGCTTTTTATGTCCAACAAAATAGACTTTGTTCTTGTTAGTGGCGACAATGGCAGTATATACTACAATGAACCTACAACCATAAAAAAAGACCTTGTGGCAAAAGGTATACCAGAGGAAAAGATCTTTTTGGATTATGCTGGCTTTAGAACATTAGATTCCATGGTACGAGCCAACGTGGTATTTGGTTTGGACAGTGTTACTGTGATTTCACAAAAATTCCATAACGAACGGGCAATTTACATTGCGAACAAAAAGGGATTGAACGCCATTGGTTATAATGCCCAGGATATTAAAGGTCAGCAGGGATTTAAAGTACAGTTTCGAGAATACTTTGCACGTGTCAAAGTGTTTATTGACCTCTTATTAAACACAGAACCCAAATTCTACGGTAATAAAATTGAAATAGAATAG
- the mutS gene encoding DNA mismatch repair protein MutS yields the protein MQQYNTIKTKYPDALLLFRVGDFYETFGKDAVKASKILGIILTHRNNGGDRTELAGFPHHSLNTYLPKLVKAGQRVAICDQLEDPKLTKSIVKRGVTELVTPGVALNDDILNAKTNNFLCAVHFGRKLLGVSFLDISTGEFLTAEGNEEQIAKLLQNLGPNEILVSKAHKKDFLDIFGQQFHTFFTEDWLFQEDYALETLTNHFKTSTLKGFGVDQITQGIIASGVVLHYLSETQHRQLQHINTIKRIAEEEYIWMDRFTIKNLELYNSTNVNAVTLLDVIDKTISPMGGRMLKRWLALPLKNIEKIRRRHQVISYLTSEETVLQKLQNNIKKMGDLERLISKVATGKINPKEVVQLKNSLEAVIPVKQLATNSENEAMNLIGDQIHTCDLLRAKIKDMINEEAPINILKGNAIAQSYSEELDELRGLAYSGKEYLDKMLKRETERTGITSLKIASNNVFGYYIEVRNAHKDKVPEEWIRKQTLVNAERYITEELKEYEAKILGAEERILQLEQQLFAQLVVWMQEYIVPVQNNAQQIATLDCLCGFTQLAKENDYNKPQLNDSTSLEIIEGRHPVIEKQLPLGEAYIANDLILNRENQQLIMITGPNMSGKSAILRQTALIVLLAQMGSFVPARSAKIGYVDKIFTRVGASDNISMGESTFMVEMNETASILNNLSERSLILLDEIGRGTSTYDGISIAWAISEYLHEHPSRSKTLFATHYHELNEMATTFERIKNYNVSIKELKDKVLFLRKLTPGGSEHSFGIHVAKMAGMPQQVIHKANKILKKLEKSHSSEELTDKLNSIQNEMQLSFFNLDDPLLEEIKEEITHLDINTLTPVEALMKLNEIKRLLTKNKKASS from the coding sequence ATGCAGCAATATAACACCATCAAGACAAAATATCCTGATGCTTTATTGCTTTTTAGAGTGGGTGATTTTTATGAGACTTTCGGAAAAGATGCCGTGAAGGCCTCCAAAATATTGGGTATTATTCTAACCCATAGAAACAACGGCGGGGACCGCACCGAACTAGCAGGTTTTCCCCATCATTCGCTCAACACATATCTTCCTAAACTTGTCAAAGCAGGTCAACGCGTCGCTATTTGCGACCAATTGGAAGACCCTAAGCTCACAAAGAGTATTGTTAAAAGAGGTGTGACCGAACTGGTAACACCTGGTGTTGCTTTAAATGATGATATTCTAAATGCAAAGACCAATAATTTTTTATGTGCTGTTCATTTTGGAAGAAAATTGTTGGGTGTCTCTTTCTTGGATATTTCCACTGGAGAATTCCTAACAGCTGAAGGTAATGAAGAACAGATAGCAAAATTACTTCAGAATCTCGGCCCAAATGAAATATTGGTTTCCAAAGCCCATAAAAAAGATTTTCTTGATATTTTTGGGCAACAATTCCACACATTTTTTACCGAAGATTGGTTGTTCCAAGAAGATTATGCGCTTGAGACATTGACCAACCACTTTAAAACTTCAACATTAAAAGGGTTTGGGGTAGATCAAATAACCCAAGGTATTATTGCGTCAGGTGTTGTACTTCACTATTTATCTGAAACACAACACAGACAATTACAACATATCAATACCATAAAGCGTATAGCCGAAGAGGAATATATTTGGATGGATAGGTTTACCATCAAAAACCTTGAACTATACAACTCTACCAATGTCAATGCTGTAACTCTTTTAGACGTCATTGATAAGACAATATCGCCAATGGGTGGGCGAATGCTAAAAAGATGGTTGGCACTTCCATTAAAAAATATTGAAAAAATACGTAGAAGACATCAGGTAATATCCTATTTAACTTCTGAGGAAACTGTTTTGCAAAAGTTACAAAACAACATTAAGAAAATGGGCGACCTAGAACGCTTGATTTCAAAAGTTGCGACTGGAAAAATAAACCCAAAAGAGGTAGTACAACTTAAAAATTCATTGGAGGCTGTAATTCCTGTAAAGCAATTGGCAACCAACAGTGAGAATGAAGCCATGAATTTAATAGGTGACCAAATTCATACTTGTGATTTGCTAAGGGCAAAAATCAAGGACATGATAAATGAGGAAGCGCCAATAAACATACTGAAAGGTAATGCCATAGCCCAAAGCTACTCTGAAGAATTGGATGAACTTCGTGGACTGGCCTATTCCGGCAAGGAGTATTTAGACAAAATGCTGAAACGAGAAACAGAACGTACAGGCATCACCTCTCTTAAAATTGCTTCAAACAATGTCTTTGGTTATTATATTGAAGTGAGAAACGCACACAAGGATAAGGTCCCCGAAGAATGGATTCGTAAGCAGACCTTGGTCAATGCAGAACGTTATATCACTGAAGAACTAAAAGAATACGAAGCGAAAATCCTAGGTGCAGAAGAACGCATTTTACAACTGGAACAACAATTGTTTGCTCAGCTAGTGGTTTGGATGCAAGAATACATTGTTCCTGTTCAGAACAACGCCCAACAAATCGCCACTTTGGATTGCCTTTGTGGATTTACACAACTAGCGAAAGAAAACGACTATAATAAACCACAGTTAAATGATTCAACTTCATTAGAAATAATTGAAGGCCGTCATCCTGTAATAGAGAAGCAATTACCTTTAGGTGAAGCATATATAGCAAATGATTTAATCTTAAATAGAGAAAACCAGCAGTTAATTATGATCACTGGGCCGAATATGAGTGGTAAATCGGCCATTTTAAGACAAACCGCTCTAATCGTTTTATTGGCCCAAATGGGCAGTTTTGTTCCCGCGAGATCGGCCAAAATAGGTTATGTTGATAAAATTTTCACGAGAGTTGGTGCAAGTGACAACATCTCTATGGGGGAATCAACTTTTATGGTAGAAATGAATGAAACAGCTTCAATTTTGAACAACTTATCAGAACGAAGCCTTATTCTTTTGGACGAGATTGGTCGGGGCACTAGTACCTATGATGGTATTTCAATTGCTTGGGCTATTTCAGAATATTTACACGAACATCCGTCTAGATCTAAAACCCTTTTCGCAACCCACTATCATGAGCTCAACGAAATGGCCACTACCTTTGAACGAATTAAAAACTACAATGTTTCTATCAAAGAACTAAAAGACAAAGTTTTATTCTTAAGAAAATTAACTCCAGGAGGCAGTGAGCATAGTTTTGGAATTCATGTGGCAAAAATGGCCGGTATGCCGCAGCAGGTTATCCATAAAGCAAATAAAATTCTTAAAAAACTTGAAAAGTCGCACTCCAGCGAAGAATTAACGGACAAACTGAATTCCATTCAGAATGAAATGCAACTTAGTTTCTTTAATCTAGACGACCCATTATTGGAGGAAATCAAAGAAGAAATCACACATCTAGACATAAATACCCTTACTCCGGTTGAAGCACTTATGAAGCTCAACGAGATTAAGAGATTGCTTACCAAAAACAAGAAAGCGAGTTCTTAA
- a CDS encoding OmpA family protein, with the protein MKAKSLVVLFFVVFTASFAQEKMSKADKYFYGYSYRAAIAEYKKELAVAPLKNSQLLNLADSYYKMGDFKNASKYYLDVNKRDTTISVHRYNKMLQSLAKTSNLDRVKTFLNSKRTSFSNELLENAQFNYELLQKPTGLNDLNIFSLSENSSQDDFAPAFYKDRLLFSSGRVQKNKKTYEPSGESYLDIYVSRIGSDGNILNSNPFSGIPENSFHEATPNYSEELGRLFYVLSNSENGQLLFDENGKNTLAIGMVNSNGKFDYLLKDLSTSFYYPFYDAQKERLYFAANFNDSYGGTDIYYVYANNGQIMSRPTNLGPRVNSPGNEIAPYVLNDNLYFSSDVFYGLGGMDIYKTNILVDGSFGIPVNLGEGLNSEADDFGFIIKDNGADGFFSYFSSNRKGGKGGDDLYGVKFNDTPGLKTFSLRGSVVNLKSRKGISKAQVRILGDDGSILKEVYANEDGEFSIEIPWHDHITLQATKGRYSIFSATYSDGEYEGIEKVDYNMGLAFIDDLLTDKEEKKVVKIQKFYFDRGKSNITLKIKTELDKVVDAVQRFPQLKLTIESHTNSKGSKRSNQQLSQRRSEAIKTYLTTNGLSSANIKAVGYGEEKLVNNCADGVYCLQFLHNQNERSYIVISNFDEL; encoded by the coding sequence ATGAAAGCAAAGAGTTTGGTTGTATTGTTTTTTGTCGTTTTTACGGCCTCTTTTGCCCAAGAAAAGATGTCAAAAGCGGATAAGTATTTTTATGGTTATTCCTATAGGGCCGCCATTGCTGAATACAAAAAAGAATTGGCCGTAGCTCCTTTAAAGAATAGTCAATTACTCAATCTGGCGGACTCCTATTACAAGATGGGTGATTTTAAAAATGCGTCAAAATATTACTTGGATGTAAACAAAAGAGACACAACAATTTCAGTACATCGCTACAATAAAATGTTACAGAGTTTGGCAAAAACATCCAATTTGGACAGGGTAAAAACTTTTCTTAACTCTAAACGGACCTCCTTTTCAAATGAGTTATTGGAGAATGCACAGTTTAATTACGAATTATTACAAAAACCTACAGGTTTAAATGATTTAAATATATTTAGTTTAAGTGAGAACAGCTCTCAAGATGATTTTGCACCAGCTTTTTATAAAGATAGATTGTTGTTTAGCAGTGGTAGGGTCCAAAAGAACAAAAAAACATACGAACCTTCTGGAGAATCCTATTTGGATATTTATGTGAGCAGAATTGGCTCTGATGGAAATATTCTGAATTCTAATCCTTTTTCAGGCATCCCTGAAAATAGTTTTCATGAAGCAACTCCAAATTATTCAGAGGAGTTGGGCAGATTGTTTTATGTGTTATCCAATTCTGAAAACGGACAACTTCTTTTTGATGAAAACGGGAAAAACACTTTGGCCATAGGAATGGTAAATAGTAATGGTAAATTTGATTACCTTCTAAAGGATTTAAGCACTTCTTTCTACTATCCTTTTTATGATGCACAAAAGGAACGTTTGTATTTTGCAGCAAATTTTAACGATAGTTACGGAGGTACAGACATTTATTATGTTTATGCAAATAATGGGCAAATAATGTCTAGGCCTACAAACTTGGGACCAAGGGTAAATTCTCCAGGCAACGAAATTGCACCTTATGTGCTGAATGATAATCTATACTTCTCTTCTGATGTTTTTTATGGGCTTGGTGGAATGGATATCTATAAAACAAATATTTTAGTTGATGGATCCTTTGGTATTCCTGTTAATTTAGGTGAAGGACTTAATTCTGAGGCTGATGATTTTGGGTTTATCATTAAAGACAATGGAGCTGATGGTTTTTTTAGCTATTTTTCCTCAAATAGAAAAGGTGGAAAAGGAGGTGATGACCTTTATGGAGTTAAATTCAATGATACGCCAGGACTAAAGACTTTTTCTCTTAGAGGTAGTGTAGTTAATCTTAAATCAAGAAAGGGTATATCCAAGGCTCAAGTCAGAATATTGGGTGATGACGGTAGCATACTCAAAGAAGTATATGCAAACGAGGATGGTGAATTTAGTATTGAAATTCCTTGGCATGACCACATTACTTTACAAGCTACAAAAGGCCGTTATTCTATTTTCTCTGCAACTTACAGCGATGGGGAGTATGAGGGTATTGAAAAAGTAGATTATAATATGGGCCTGGCATTTATAGATGATTTACTAACTGATAAGGAAGAAAAAAAGGTTGTTAAAATCCAAAAATTCTATTTTGATAGGGGTAAATCAAATATAACACTAAAAATAAAAACAGAATTGGATAAAGTTGTTGATGCTGTTCAACGTTTTCCGCAGTTAAAACTTACAATAGAGTCGCATACTAATAGTAAAGGAAGTAAAAGGAGCAATCAACAATTATCCCAGAGACGTTCAGAAGCCATCAAAACTTATCTTACCACAAATGGTCTTTCCTCCGCAAATATTAAGGCCGTAGGATATGGTGAAGAAAAATTGGTGAACAATTGTGCTGATGGGGTCTATTGTTTGCAGTTTTTGCACAATCAAAATGAACGCTCATATATTGTAATTTCTAATTTTGATGAACTTTGA
- a CDS encoding acyltransferase family protein, giving the protein MYINSINYFRGIAIIFIVFGHSLGIANFSYSTIIGNTIFNLTLGGTSLFVFISGFLFHHIFYVNFEFKRFMVKKIKYVLFPYLILSTFSILYLLLRITIDGLLSLNTTSPFYEKLSSISIFRLYLTGTPNFVGYWYIPFIMIVFVMSPFFIRFIKLNIRIKLLIVFFMLICSAFMHRGIEENIYSVFQNVLFFTPVYLLGMILSEKKDIVYFKFKGKDIHLLILIICIALFQAYIGRFGNYEKDPFFFNGVDLMLVQKILLCLFFMIFLYRFENSKNNLLDIIATNSFGIYFLHGIFITIIAQIKVMLDFSFTSNSFTIYLLITLLVFSLSLITTIFIKRTFPNYSRYLVGS; this is encoded by the coding sequence ATGTACATAAACTCTATTAACTATTTTAGAGGAATAGCCATTATATTTATAGTATTTGGACATAGTTTGGGAATAGCAAATTTCTCTTATAGCACAATAATTGGAAATACTATCTTTAATTTAACTTTAGGAGGGACATCACTATTTGTTTTTATTTCAGGTTTTTTATTTCATCATATTTTTTACGTAAATTTTGAATTTAAGAGATTTATGGTTAAAAAGATTAAGTACGTTTTATTTCCCTATCTCATCTTGTCAACTTTTTCAATATTATATTTACTTCTCAGAATTACTATCGATGGTCTTTTATCATTAAATACTACTTCCCCTTTTTACGAGAAATTATCCTCTATTTCAATTTTTAGGCTTTATCTAACAGGGACACCTAATTTCGTTGGTTATTGGTACATTCCCTTCATCATGATTGTTTTTGTAATGTCTCCTTTTTTTATTCGTTTCATAAAACTCAATATAAGAATCAAGCTATTAATAGTGTTTTTTATGCTTATTTGTTCTGCTTTTATGCATAGAGGGATTGAAGAAAATATATATTCAGTTTTTCAAAACGTTTTATTTTTTACTCCAGTTTATTTACTAGGAATGATATTATCAGAAAAAAAAGATATAGTATATTTTAAATTTAAAGGAAAGGATATTCATCTTTTAATTCTTATTATCTGCATTGCTTTATTCCAAGCCTATATTGGTAGATTTGGGAACTATGAAAAAGACCCGTTTTTCTTTAACGGAGTTGATTTAATGTTAGTTCAGAAAATTCTACTTTGTCTATTTTTTATGATTTTCTTATATCGTTTTGAAAATTCAAAAAATAATTTGCTCGACATAATAGCTACAAATAGTTTTGGAATCTATTTTTTACATGGTATTTTTATTACAATCATTGCTCAGATAAAAGTGATGTTAGATTTTTCGTTTACCTCAAATTCATTTACAATTTATCTCTTGATTACTTTACTTGTATTTTCTCTTTCCTTAATTACTACTATATTTATAAAAAGAACATTTCCAAATTACAGTAGGTATCTAGTTGGTAGTTGA